The Anabaena sp. PCC 7108 region CGAGCATTAGCACTTTTCTCATATTGGTCGTAGTAATTGAGAATTATGGTTTCAAGTTTCATTAATTTTTCTTCAGAACAATAAAAGGTACTTGCTTTTATAAGCTGTCGTGTAGCCCAATAGGGAGCAACATGAATATTTCCAGCACCAGCAGAATAACCTATTTCAAGTCGTCTTGATTCTTCACAAAGATAATCAATTGCTTCGTCTGCAAATCTTTTACCATTCGCAGTATATGCACGAATTAACAAAAACTGAATTGTTTCAAAATTTGAGTTGCGAAGTTGTTGGTCTGCAAAAGTTGTAAATTCTTCAGGTTTATTTGTTGCTAAATTCGATAGTGCTACTTCCATCTCATTTAACAACTCATCCTGTATGTTATAGCCTTGACCATAAGGTCGGTAATACCATATTAAATCATACCAGGGTGGATTACCTTCTTTCTTAGCTGTTAATTCTACGACACGAAGGATAAAGGGAAATAAATGTTGAATAAACGCTTGTGGAGCGTTACGCGCACTCTCTTGTAAAACTCCTTCATCAAACTGACTATGGGGAAGAATACCAGATTGTCTATCAAACAGATTAGGTTGTCCAGCAGCTATACTTAAATCTAAATATCTATTGAGATAACAGCTAATTGCTTCACAAGCCCAATCAGGGCGTTCTTTAGGTAAAGAATAAATTTTTTGCCAGAAATCACGACTATAGTCAATAATATCTGATTTTGTATTTTGAGTAATAATACCTTGATTAATTAATCTAATAAATATTTTAAAGAACCTTCTACTTGTGTGAAGTTCTGCATTTTGAACAATGTAATCTAATCGTTCATTCCATCCTTTACTTGCTCCTATAAATGGTTCTATTAACTCAGCTATTCTGTCTGGAATCTGCCGTTGCATAATTGATAACAACTTTATTGTTGAATCAATATAACCTTCAGGTTCATTTTGTAACCAATTTTGGATAATCCCTAAACTATCCAATAAATGAAACCAATTTACAGAGCTATATAATGTCAACCAAACTTGTTTGGTGATTGTGTCAGTCGGATTTTTAATTAATGGCGAAATAATATGCCATTCTTCTTCTCTTGGATCATTTAAAGTTGCCAATAATGCAAATACTACCTGTTTAATGTGGAAACGAATGTCAGGGCTAGTAAGTAATTCCTGAATATTATTGATATAGCTGTCAAAATCAGCTTCACGTTCATGAATTAGAATTTGACGAACTTGGGCGCGTCGAAATAAATGTTGTTCTTCTTTTTTTCCTAAAAATGACAGTATATTTTGTCCGCGAGATGCAAAGCGACGAGCAAAAGCATAGTCAAAAAAACTTTCATGAAAAAATGAAATCTGCTTACTTTGATTTTGCCAAATTAAAATATGCTCAGAAGCCATTGCTCTAGCATCATCTCGAAATTCATCAACTATCCTTTCAGGCGCATATAAACTTTGCGGTTGCTCGTTGCTTATGTAATCACACAATACATCAATTACGTTAGTCCATTGGATAGAATGACCAAGACGCACTTTTATTTTGTCGGTTTTCTGTTGTAAAAATTCGTCGTATAGCTCCTTTGCTGTTTGAAAATTTAAAACATCTATTGTTTTACTTTCGGCTATTTCTGAAAGTAAGCCAAGATGCAATGGCACAGATAATAAATTTATTTGCTTTTCACTTAGTTGTGCTGAATCCAAGCCTAATTTAGTGACAATTTCTCTAACTTTTATATGTGAAAGACGATTAATAATTACAGGTTTAGCATTAGCAATACCTTTTTCACGACTCAACCGTTTTAACCTGTGGTCATTATCTAAATCGAATTTGCGGCAAGCTAATAATAATTTTATATTAGGATGTCCTTGAACTTGCCTGATAATTTCATCTAAACAATCAAAAAACTCTGGATTGCGACCTGATGCTAAACTTACTGCATCAAGTTGGTCAATTATTAATACACAATCTCGCTTTTGAGCAATGTTAGCTAAAACAATTGCCGGAGAACCCAGTAAACCTAACTGTTCACCGACTTTATCAGGTAATGGAGTTGGTTTTAAACTGTCTACACGAAAGGTAAGTATTGGAATACCTTGACTTTGTAGCTTGTCCAATACTTGCAGCATAACGCCGCTTTTACCTACTCCTGCTTCACCAACCAGTAAAATGCTCTGTTTTTTTTCAGTTAGTTCCTCAAAAGCAATTTGTGCTTCATCACGAGTAATGACATCACCAGCAATAACTTGAGTTTCACGTAGTAATGAAGTATAACGGCTGTTCACAGAATCAACCGCAGCTAAAACATGATCATCTTTACCCCATTCCCGACGGCGATATCCTCGTTCTTCTAAATGATGCCAAATATCATAGGTGGTCAATTCCTGATGAATTTTTTCTAGTGCTAATTCAGCTAGTTCGAGTCTGATTGTTTTTGAATCACCTTCTACTAAAGCTGCTAAACGACTTTCAATAATTTCAACTAATAAATTTTCTCCCACTGTTTCAACACGAACTCGCTTTAAAGCATAAAAAGCAGCTATTTCCGAGCAATTGCCCCATTTTTGAAGTAATTTATTGAATTTGCCAGATAAGTCTTTATTAAGAAAATCGCTCTTAAACTTTTCCCAATCTCCTGCATCTCTAGCTCTATTAGCTAATTCAGTTAGTTCATTTGCATCCTGAGTAGAAACGAATATACAAGAAACATTTGGATTATTATTCAGACTTGTCCAAAAATCCGAGAGAACTTGGACTTTATCATCCTGCAACGCACTAATTGTCCAGCGCCCAAGTCCACTTTTTTGACGTTTAACTTGGTGACACTCTAACTTTCCATTACGACTGACGATGAACTCAAAACCATCTTCTCCTGGTTTCTCTAGCTGGATTGAGTCAGCTTTCTCATCCATGACATCAATCATGCAATAAACAGTCCAACGACCTTCATAACGATTACCAATTTTGTCAGTTGCTCCACCAGGTAAAGGCATATAATTTTTGTTTCTTCAGGGTAAAAAGTCGCCATTTGATTATTGTATTATCACCCAACTCATTTACTAACAAAATCGTGTTGAGTAAATTAAACTCACTCGAAGCGAGACAATAGCGATCGCTCAAAATAGTCTAATAGTCTCCAACTGGCTAAAAACCCTCTGCCCTGTTATAGCCGTCCAAGGAAATGTTTCATATTGTTGAACTATAGGCATAACCAAACCTTATAGTCTTAAGCAAGACGATTAACTCCCGTTCAATTTCTGTGTAGCCGTTATTTAAGAAAACTCCTAAGAATAAATTATCCTCCTCCTCAACTTTGCGTTAACGTCAACTCCTCACGTTTAGCAGAATTAACCATCTTCACCAAAAGCTGATTCAGATAACTTTGGGCAAAAATATACAGACTATCCCAAATCTCTTGATTACGACAGATTTTCGCACCCACCGTATTACCAGCAATTTTCTCGGAAATTAAATACTTACGGAAATAACTGTCCCACAACTGTTGAAGAAAATCTTCAGCGAAATCCTCAAAAGGCACAATCCAGTTATAATCTTTATCTAGAAATACCCTGTAAGATGCAACTATTGGTAACGCCAAATCTCCAGGCGCACCAAACCCAAAAGAATATTTACTGTCAGCCAGTAGAGTATTTTTCCGCATATCAATTGATGCTAAATCATTGATCCCTTTTCTTTTTGGTTTGCTGATATATTCTTGAATAATTTCATACAGCCTTTGTTCTATCCACATAGCTTTAGTAAGCAGAGGCAGTAGTTTGGTTAATCTTTCCCTCTCACCATCAGAAAGTTGACTAGGACTATTGCTAACAGCCGGGTGCTTACTTCTCGTATTACCTTCCGGATTGTATCTATTTCTATCCAAGCAGTTTAGTAACTTGAACAAATGGGTAACATTACAATGGGTATTTTTAGGAACACCGCTTTGGTTTTGGTAATAAGCTACTCTAAATTTTCTACTTTCTTTGAGTTCTAACTGGGCTAAATAACTTTTGATAAAGTCATAATCTCCCCTAGCATTGACCTTAGAGCGAGAATCTACTGGTGATGTAGTATTAGAGGCTAAAGCTATATCTTTAGCTTCAGTTTCTTCTAATCCAATGTGAATAGTAATTTTGACCCGCGCTACGCTCAGGTCATACTTATAATTTTTCGCACTATCAAATGCTAAAACAGTGTGTCCACCATTAATAATACCATCGTTACCACCCTCAGCAGCTTCTAAAACCTCTAGTTCCAGTTGTTTTTTATCCTTACTGGGTTTAACTTTATTGGCACACAGAACTATACCACTGTGACGCTCAAAGAATTTCTGTGGTTCAGTAGTGAGAGAGTCAAAGATTTGCCTGTATGTTGAACTTTTGCGGTTTGGTTCTCTGATATTTGGTTCTAAAGGTAAATCTGTGGGGAATGTGTCTACATGGGCAGTAGCGATAATGCAATCGGGGTTAGCATGGAAATAATTATCTACTTTAATAATCCAGTTTTTTGGCATGGTTGATTTTTCTTTTGAGTAATTATAAGGATAACGGGGCGCAACACAAAAAACTTATAGCATATCGCAAGTAAATGAAGTAAAAAGCATAAGACGTTGAAAACGAAGGGGAAGGTTGTTAAATTTTTGCACAGATGTGGGAATTATAACCAATTAAGCAATCACAGTGGATGACTTCAAATTTTCATGAATTACGCAGTTGCTATTGACACATTAAAACAAGCAGATCCAATTTTAGCAGAAGTAATAGAACAGGTGGGGGAGTGTAGACTCAATCAAGTACAGCAAACAGGGGATTTATTATCTTCACTTTGTCGGTCAATAATTTACCAACAATTATCAGGTAAAGCAGCAACAGCTATTCACCAGAGATTTTTACAACTTTACACTGTTTTAACCCCCAGCGATATTCTCAACACCCCAGATGATGTTTTGCGAGAAGTTGGCATTTCTCGTCCTAAGATTTCATATCTCAAAGACTTAGCAGAACGATTTGATAAATTACCCACCATAGATGATTTACTGTTAATGGATGATGAAAATATCATCAAAACCTTAACTGAAGTTAAGGGAATTGGACGGTGGACAGTGCAGATGTTGCTAATGTTTAGATTACATCGTTGGGATGTTTTACCTGTAGATGACTTGGGTATTCGTAATGCTATCCATCGCCTTTATAGTCTACCAGAACTTCCTAATAAACTAACTGTAGAACAATTAGGAGAAAACTGGAAACCTTACCGCACTATCGCTTGTTGGTATCTGTGGTCTAGCTTATCAATAACTAAATCAGAAAAATTATGAAATTAAATGAAGTTGTGCCTTGGGGTAGAACACTACAAGAGTATAAGCTCATGTTTAATCTATCTGAAACAGACCTAAACAAGAAAATTCTTGGCTGTGGTGATGGTCCAGCAAGTTTCAATGCTGAAATGACAGAACTTGGATATTCAGTTGTTTCCATTGACCCCATTTATGAGTTTTCTAGAGAGCAAATCAAACAACGAGTTCAAGAAACTTATGAACCAATAATCTCGCAGGTAAAACAAAATGCAGACCACTATGTTTGGAATAATTTTCATGATCCAGAACAACTGGGTTATGCTCGTCCAAATAAAAAAATACCCAATCGCTTTTAGGGCAGGGGGCAGAAAAGTCGTTCGTATAGATATGCTCCCATTGCTACTATAGACTTGACCACTGATTACTGATTTGGCGTAACTACTTAAAAACCTGGCGTTGCTGAATTAGGGTATGAAATTGAAAAATCAATGATTTCAAACTCTTACTCTCTGTGACTGGAGCGCTACGCCAGTTGCTACAACGCGGGAAACCCGCGCAACGCACTGGCTCCTCTGCGTGAAACAAAATCATATTCTTAATCAGCAACGCCAAAAACCTCAACCAATCGACCAATACCTTCTTGAATCTGCATTTCATCCAGTTCAGCATAGCCGAAAATAAATTCACCCTGACCGGAAGAAGCAGGGGGAAAGGGAGCAGGGAGCGGGGGGAACAAGCCCCGTCCTTCTAGGACGCTTATACGGGGCAGAGTCCAAGCTCTGTCCCGGTCTTCCCCCTTGCCCCCTGCCCCCTGCCCCCTGCCCCTTTTCCTCTTCGTGACTCCACGAATTGAGATAAGAAGAACGAGCAGACATCAAACCCACTCCCACCGTTTCCGCACGCTCAATTATGGTTTCATCACGCAAATGAGTGTCAAATTTCACCATAATATGAATACCTGCATTCTCACCAAAAATAGTAATTTGTTCGCCAAAATGTGTATTTAATGTTTGTACCAGCACTTGACGACGTTGGTCATATAGAGAGCGCATTTTCCGAATATGACTTTCCAAATATCCATCAGCAATAAATTCTGTTAATACCTTTTGTTCTAAAGTTGGTAATTGCCGATCACTCAACCACTTCACCTGAGCAAACAGCGATACTAAATGTGGTGGTACAACCAAATAACCTATTCGCAGCGAAGGGAACAAAACCTTAGAAAAAGTACCCATATAAATCACACAATTGCTCTGGTCTAATCCTTGGAGCGCAGGAATAGGGCGGTCGCCATAACGATACTCGCTATCGTAATCATCTTCTAAAATCAAAGCATTATGCTGTTGCGCCCATAAGAGCAACTCCAAACGTCGGGGTAGAGATAGAGTAGATCCAGTAGGAAACTGATGGGAAGGAGTGACATAGACCATGCGAATTCTTTCTCCATCACTGTTTGCCAATTTTTCTACCATCAAACCAGAGGCATCTACAGGCACAGGTAACAAATTTACACCATGACTGAGAAACACCCGACGGGCGCTCAAATATCCAGGGTCTTCCATCCCGATGCTATCACCCGGATCAACCAACAACCGCATCACTAAATCCAAAGCTTGTTGAGTCCCATTGGTGATAATAATTTGTTCGCGATCGCACTTTATAGCCCTTGCCCGTGCTAAGTAATGAGCGATCGCTACTCTTAGGGGCAGATATCCTTGAAAATCCGTCGCATAGTCCAACCAGTCTAAATCAGCCTTGCAGTGCCGTGACAACAACTTAGACCACAGTTTTCTCGGAAAATCCTTCAGTGCAGGTCTTCCATAGCGAAAGCTGATGGTAGTGTTCACTTCTGTCTGTAATGAGAATAGGGTCTTGGTTAAGCGAGTTCCTTGCTGTGAAAGCTGAATAGGGGAAGCATTCTGTTTTTCATCCATAATCACAGGCACAGAATGCAGCAGGTCATCGGGTAGTTGAGCGCAGACATAAGTACCAGAACCAATAATTGTTTGCAAATAGCCTTCACTTAAAAGTTGTTCATAACTCTGTGTTACCGTTGTCCGGGAAATGCCTAGAGATTTGGCCAGCGATCGCGTGGAGGGAATTTTTTGGCGTGGTAGTAACCGCCCAGTCAAAATTGCCCGTCGTAATTCTTCGTAGATTTGTTGATGAAGTGGCTGTGGTAGACGACTATCTAGAGCGATCGCTAAATCCATACTCAATTTTTAAGTGGACTTATATAAAAGTATAAAATTGGCTCTTGTGAAAGTCCACTTAACTGACTAACTTAGTCCAATACTGTAGCCAAAAAAAGAGTATAAAAAGAGGGCTGATGTAGTAGAGTTATAGTCTTCCACAACGACAACTCGAAAGCCACATACAGCCCATGTTTGACATACTAGCACTGTTGCAATGCCTACTACCAGAAATAAAAGTGACGACGATGCGGCAGTTAAGCCAGATCATCACGGCCATGTTAGCCATGAGCGGGCGAGTCACAATGTTGGGAATATCGCGTTGGACGCTTAGTGGTGGTAGTTATCGGACGGTAATCAGATTTTTTCGTACAGTCATACCGTGGACAACGGTGTTCTGGGTGTTTTTTCGGCGGCATTTGTTCTGCCCAAATGATGTTTATTTGTT contains the following coding sequences:
- a CDS encoding NACHT domain-containing NTPase; this translates as MPLPGGATDKIGNRYEGRWTVYCMIDVMDEKADSIQLEKPGEDGFEFIVSRNGKLECHQVKRQKSGLGRWTISALQDDKVQVLSDFWTSLNNNPNVSCIFVSTQDANELTELANRARDAGDWEKFKSDFLNKDLSGKFNKLLQKWGNCSEIAAFYALKRVRVETVGENLLVEIIESRLAALVEGDSKTIRLELAELALEKIHQELTTYDIWHHLEERGYRRREWGKDDHVLAAVDSVNSRYTSLLRETQVIAGDVITRDEAQIAFEELTEKKQSILLVGEAGVGKSGVMLQVLDKLQSQGIPILTFRVDSLKPTPLPDKVGEQLGLLGSPAIVLANIAQKRDCVLIIDQLDAVSLASGRNPEFFDCLDEIIRQVQGHPNIKLLLACRKFDLDNDHRLKRLSREKGIANAKPVIINRLSHIKVREIVTKLGLDSAQLSEKQINLLSVPLHLGLLSEIAESKTIDVLNFQTAKELYDEFLQQKTDKIKVRLGHSIQWTNVIDVLCDYISNEQPQSLYAPERIVDEFRDDARAMASEHILIWQNQSKQISFFHESFFDYAFARRFASRGQNILSFLGKKEEQHLFRRAQVRQILIHEREADFDSYINNIQELLTSPDIRFHIKQVVFALLATLNDPREEEWHIISPLIKNPTDTITKQVWLTLYSSVNWFHLLDSLGIIQNWLQNEPEGYIDSTIKLLSIMQRQIPDRIAELIEPFIGASKGWNERLDYIVQNAELHTSRRFFKIFIRLINQGIITQNTKSDIIDYSRDFWQKIYSLPKERPDWACEAISCYLNRYLDLSIAAGQPNLFDRQSGILPHSQFDEGVLQESARNAPQAFIQHLFPFILRVVELTAKKEGNPPWYDLIWYYRPYGQGYNIQDELLNEMEVALSNLATNKPEEFTTFADQQLRNSNFETIQFLLIRAYTANGKRFADEAIDYLCEESRRLEIGYSAGAGNIHVAPYWATRQLIKASTFYCSEEKLMKLETIILNYYDQYEKSANARWFRGYSQLVLLDAIHPSRRSKTAIRRLQEWQRKFTDLNLLNPLGKIEPPESIECRFVGSPIPETATTKMTDEQWLKAISKYDYNDGFQRTGELTGGAFQLSSFLESEVKHEPARFASLIWKFPDNANSYYFDAVLRGIAEVGLDVQSAFLVCQRCHQLPQRPCGKSIAWLFKKRADLIWTESAFEILLYYALNDPNPEQELWRVKTSGGQNYYGGDILMTGINSTRGSAVDAIAKLIFADKNRAAYFQASMEQIVRDSSIAVRCCAAETLIAMLNYDRDLSVNLFLELSKTEDELLGTSPVERFLYYTLNTHFQQLAPILERMIVSDLPEVVKAGARQACLSSLIIEEAHYFANRCLSDTELHRIAAAEIFVANLKISHHRQFCENSLIQLFNDNDEQVRQEAAKCFFRFEGEELGAYFTLIEAFVNSRAFETDCNHLINALKETTAKLPETVYQVCEKFVNSISFAADIHTRNFGNVSKISELLIRLYGQSKDKSLRSRCLDLIDSLLEVEAYEITQALQEFER
- a CDS encoding AIPR family protein, producing MPKNWIIKVDNYFHANPDCIIATAHVDTFPTDLPLEPNIREPNRKSSTYRQIFDSLTTEPQKFFERHSGIVLCANKVKPSKDKKQLELEVLEAAEGGNDGIINGGHTVLAFDSAKNYKYDLSVARVKITIHIGLEETEAKDIALASNTTSPVDSRSKVNARGDYDFIKSYLAQLELKESRKFRVAYYQNQSGVPKNTHCNVTHLFKLLNCLDRNRYNPEGNTRSKHPAVSNSPSQLSDGERERLTKLLPLLTKAMWIEQRLYEIIQEYISKPKRKGINDLASIDMRKNTLLADSKYSFGFGAPGDLALPIVASYRVFLDKDYNWIVPFEDFAEDFLQQLWDSYFRKYLISEKIAGNTVGAKICRNQEIWDSLYIFAQSYLNQLLVKMVNSAKREELTLTQS
- a CDS encoding DNA-3-methyladenine glycosylase produces the protein MNYAVAIDTLKQADPILAEVIEQVGECRLNQVQQTGDLLSSLCRSIIYQQLSGKAATAIHQRFLQLYTVLTPSDILNTPDDVLREVGISRPKISYLKDLAERFDKLPTIDDLLLMDDENIIKTLTEVKGIGRWTVQMLLMFRLHRWDVLPVDDLGIRNAIHRLYSLPELPNKLTVEQLGENWKPYRTIACWYLWSSLSITKSEKL
- a CDS encoding PLP-dependent aminotransferase family protein produces the protein MDLAIALDSRLPQPLHQQIYEELRRAILTGRLLPRQKIPSTRSLAKSLGISRTTVTQSYEQLLSEGYLQTIIGSGTYVCAQLPDDLLHSVPVIMDEKQNASPIQLSQQGTRLTKTLFSLQTEVNTTISFRYGRPALKDFPRKLWSKLLSRHCKADLDWLDYATDFQGYLPLRVAIAHYLARARAIKCDREQIIITNGTQQALDLVMRLLVDPGDSIGMEDPGYLSARRVFLSHGVNLLPVPVDASGLMVEKLANSDGERIRMVYVTPSHQFPTGSTLSLPRRLELLLWAQQHNALILEDDYDSEYRYGDRPIPALQGLDQSNCVIYMGTFSKVLFPSLRIGYLVVPPHLVSLFAQVKWLSDRQLPTLEQKVLTEFIADGYLESHIRKMRSLYDQRRQVLVQTLNTHFGEQITIFGENAGIHIMVKFDTHLRDETIIERAETVGVGLMSARSSYLNSWSHEEEKGQGAGGRGQGGRPGQSLDSAPYKRPRRTGLVPPAPCSLSPCFFRSG
- a CDS encoding transposase, producing MFDILALLQCLLPEIKVTTMRQLSQIITAMLAMSGRVTMLGISRWTLSGGSYRTVIRFFRTVIPWTTVFWVFFRRHLFCPNDVYL